One window of the Chitinophaga niabensis genome contains the following:
- a CDS encoding alkaline phosphatase gives MHRYIYTLVCLLGLCSPALAQYTTSNAHSHNDYEQAKPFSNAFARNFGSMEADVFERNGRLYVAHNQKDIDSSRTLQVLYLQPLQNMIRANKGIFATPPRQLQLLIDFKTAGEPTMRTLIQVLSAFPEITANPQVKIVISGSRPDPALWEQYPPYILFDGIPTANYTPAQLRRVWMISDNFRNYTQWNGKGAIVKEEKQPIQEVIKKVHAMGKKFRFWATPDNINTWKTMINLGVDYLNTDKVDSLADYLEKRTNAQYKGTEAYQLYTPTYRNNDKRSQVKNVILLIGDGMGLAQIYAGYTGNFGQLNLLQLLNIGFSKTTSEDSYITDSAAGATAMASGKKTNNRHVGVDATGTSLPTIPDLIAPLGMKSAIISSGDITDATPGAFFGHNKERYQMDSIALGMLKSPVNILIGAGAQHFTGISGQLKNRGYSYHTDLSALETITSQQFIVLSDSAKRSIYQGRGNFLSRSLRKSMRTLSTNFFIMEEGAQIDLGGHNNSVPYLTSEMLDFDKAIGEALQFADTNGETLVIVTADHETGGLSLLDGDIKKGYVDGAFSTGDHSGIMVPVFAYGPHSMDFRGVYENTAIFDKIMRVIKLYHPAKKP, from the coding sequence ATGCATCGTTATATCTATACACTCGTTTGCCTTCTGGGCCTATGCTCTCCCGCCCTGGCACAATACACTACTTCCAATGCCCATTCTCATAACGACTATGAGCAGGCTAAACCGTTTAGCAATGCATTCGCACGGAACTTCGGCTCCATGGAAGCAGATGTTTTTGAACGGAACGGCCGGTTGTATGTGGCACATAACCAGAAAGACATAGACAGCAGCCGTACCCTGCAGGTATTGTACCTGCAACCACTGCAAAATATGATCCGCGCAAACAAAGGCATTTTTGCAACTCCTCCCCGCCAGCTTCAACTGCTCATAGATTTCAAAACAGCAGGAGAACCTACCATGCGCACATTGATCCAGGTATTAAGTGCATTCCCGGAGATCACAGCCAACCCGCAGGTAAAAATAGTTATCAGCGGAAGCCGTCCTGATCCAGCCTTATGGGAACAATATCCTCCCTATATTTTATTCGATGGAATACCCACTGCCAATTATACGCCCGCACAACTCCGCAGGGTATGGATGATCAGCGACAACTTCAGGAACTACACCCAATGGAACGGCAAAGGCGCCATCGTAAAAGAAGAGAAGCAACCGATCCAGGAAGTGATCAAAAAGGTACATGCCATGGGAAAGAAGTTCCGCTTCTGGGCTACGCCGGATAATATCAATACCTGGAAGACCATGATCAACCTGGGTGTGGATTATCTGAATACAGACAAAGTGGATTCTCTTGCAGATTACCTGGAGAAACGTACCAACGCACAATACAAAGGCACGGAAGCTTATCAGCTGTATACACCCACTTATCGCAACAATGATAAAAGATCGCAGGTAAAGAATGTAATACTGCTGATAGGAGATGGTATGGGGCTTGCGCAGATCTATGCAGGATATACGGGCAACTTCGGACAGCTGAACTTATTGCAGCTGCTGAATATCGGTTTCTCCAAAACTACTTCTGAAGACAGCTATATCACGGATTCCGCGGCAGGCGCTACCGCCATGGCTTCCGGAAAGAAAACCAATAACCGCCACGTAGGAGTAGATGCTACCGGCACCAGTTTACCAACTATCCCGGACCTCATTGCTCCATTAGGTATGAAAAGTGCCATCATCAGTTCCGGTGATATCACAGATGCTACACCAGGCGCATTCTTTGGCCACAACAAAGAACGTTACCAGATGGACAGCATTGCGTTGGGCATGCTGAAAAGTCCGGTTAACATCCTGATCGGCGCAGGTGCTCAACACTTTACGGGCATCAGCGGGCAACTGAAAAACAGGGGCTATAGTTACCACACCGATCTGAGTGCCCTGGAAACCATTACCAGCCAACAATTCATTGTGCTAAGCGATAGTGCAAAACGGAGCATTTACCAGGGACGTGGCAATTTTCTCAGCCGTTCACTGCGTAAATCCATGCGTACCTTATCCACCAATTTCTTTATTATGGAAGAAGGCGCACAAATAGACCTTGGTGGACACAACAACTCCGTTCCTTACCTCACCAGCGAAATGCTGGACTTTGATAAAGCAATCGGCGAAGCCCTTCAGTTTGCTGATACCAATGGTGAAACGCTGGTGATTGTTACAGCGGACCATGAAACCGGCGGCCTCAGTTTACTGGATGGTGATATTAAGAAAGGATATGTGGATGGTGCATTCAGCACAGGAGATCACAGTGGCATCATGGTTCCCGTATTTGCCTATGGCCCGCATTCGATGGATTTCAGAGGAGTGTATGAGAATACAGCCATCTTTGATAAGATCATGCGGGTGATCAAATTATATCATCCTGCTAAAAAACCCTGA
- a CDS encoding NAD(P)/FAD-dependent oxidoreductase: MVQQLSLKLLPQDAGNTRTVAKQAANALGLKPGAITGYNLLKRSIDARSKQVYYVLTLEVYINEPFHQRTSPVFNYDNLSPDAKRVIVIGAGPAGLFAALRLIELGLKPVVLERGKDVRARRRDLAALNKTGIINPESNYCFGEGGAGTYSDGKLYTRSNKRGNINRILHIFQQFGAQEDILTDAHPHIGTNKLPHIITAMREQIITSGGEVHFEQKVTDLQIRDGAITGVKTSDGETWNAAHVILATGHSARDIFEILYKQKILIEAKPFALGVRVEHPQTLIDSAQYHCPLRGDFLPPASYSLVEQVAGRGVFSFCMCPGGIIAPAATSPEELVVNGWSPSKRNNPYANSGMVVTVDESDFAPFAANGPLAAMYYQQSVEQDAYKAGGGKFVAPAQRMTDFVKGKVSATLPENSYIPGVKSVDLRDVLPAAVHTRLGEAFKAFGKKIRGYYTEDAILVATESRTSSPVRIPRDATSLMHPQITGLYPCGEGAGYAGGIVSAAMDGERVAEAIALQS, translated from the coding sequence ATGGTACAACAACTTTCGCTGAAGCTCCTCCCGCAGGATGCAGGTAATACACGTACGGTAGCTAAACAAGCTGCTAATGCCCTTGGCCTCAAACCTGGCGCCATCACTGGCTATAATCTTCTCAAGCGTTCCATAGATGCCCGCTCCAAACAAGTATATTATGTACTTACACTGGAGGTATATATAAATGAACCTTTCCATCAGCGAACTTCTCCTGTGTTCAATTATGACAACCTTTCGCCCGATGCCAAACGGGTGATCGTGATCGGAGCAGGGCCGGCAGGTTTGTTCGCTGCATTACGATTAATAGAGCTGGGACTGAAACCCGTTGTGCTGGAAAGAGGCAAAGATGTACGCGCCCGCAGAAGGGACCTTGCTGCTTTGAATAAAACGGGGATCATAAACCCTGAATCCAACTATTGCTTCGGAGAAGGCGGCGCCGGTACTTACTCTGATGGTAAGTTATATACCCGTTCCAACAAAAGGGGCAATATTAACAGGATACTGCACATCTTTCAACAATTCGGTGCACAGGAGGATATCCTTACAGATGCACATCCTCACATCGGCACCAACAAACTCCCGCATATTATTACTGCCATGCGGGAACAGATCATAACCAGCGGCGGCGAAGTACATTTTGAACAAAAGGTGACAGACCTGCAGATCCGGGATGGTGCCATTACAGGTGTTAAAACATCGGATGGGGAAACATGGAATGCTGCGCATGTGATACTGGCTACAGGGCACTCTGCCCGTGATATATTTGAGATACTTTATAAGCAGAAAATTTTAATAGAGGCGAAACCCTTTGCCCTGGGAGTTCGCGTGGAACATCCCCAAACACTTATTGACAGTGCGCAGTATCATTGTCCCCTTCGCGGCGATTTTCTGCCACCTGCCAGTTACAGTCTTGTTGAACAAGTGGCAGGCCGTGGCGTATTTTCTTTCTGCATGTGCCCTGGTGGCATAATTGCCCCCGCTGCTACATCTCCGGAAGAACTGGTGGTGAACGGATGGTCACCTTCCAAACGTAATAACCCTTATGCCAACTCAGGCATGGTGGTAACAGTCGATGAATCGGACTTTGCACCCTTTGCCGCAAATGGTCCCCTCGCTGCCATGTATTACCAGCAGTCTGTAGAACAGGATGCCTATAAAGCAGGCGGTGGAAAGTTTGTAGCCCCCGCACAACGCATGACGGATTTTGTAAAAGGTAAAGTCTCTGCCACCCTGCCGGAAAACTCTTACATTCCGGGTGTGAAGAGTGTGGACCTCAGAGATGTATTACCTGCAGCAGTACATACCCGGTTGGGTGAAGCTTTCAAAGCCTTCGGCAAAAAGATCAGAGGCTATTATACGGAAGATGCCATACTGGTAGCTACAGAATCCCGTACTTCTTCTCCTGTGCGGATTCCAAGAGATGCCACATCATTGATGCATCCACAGATAACAGGATTATACCCTTGCGGCGAAGGAGCCGGTTATGCTGGCGGGATTGTTTCTGCGGCTATGGACGGAGAACGGGTAGCAGAGGCAATAGCCCTTCAGTCCTGA
- a CDS encoding helix-turn-helix transcriptional regulator, with protein sequence MKFATPPGAKFTISHTLPEELRTPEHEVKEAAVEVTSGEFGYYVTQEIADKIAGQSTELNWVAGWLDFVITKQTFLYPVTKLPLIALYAGLENTIPCILQGIEPIPLVLEEGKLGVYFVPPDIKNEATFAPKHYKAVYFSFSNAYLDKFKAEHPQFQAVYDKKRDSEMQGQRIEPIDLNANDYHIIELLRTSTLQGEALKKLYEAYTNLLLIGYYLRLSEREKLPVTKTRQYHEAISIAVQYIDTAYSNPKSVPEIARLVFVNETTFRIWFKDIMKRSPAEYILDQKFLHVEEALKDPRLSVNQIAHMTGFADGEHLSKMFKKRYHITPAKFRMSLPGYPKTA encoded by the coding sequence ATGAAATTTGCCACTCCCCCGGGGGCGAAATTCACCATTTCGCATACCCTGCCGGAGGAATTAAGAACACCGGAGCATGAAGTGAAAGAAGCGGCTGTGGAAGTGACCAGCGGAGAGTTTGGGTACTATGTGACCCAGGAAATTGCAGATAAAATAGCCGGGCAATCCACAGAATTAAACTGGGTAGCAGGCTGGCTGGACTTTGTGATCACTAAACAAACCTTCCTTTATCCTGTTACCAAATTACCCCTGATAGCTTTGTATGCCGGGCTGGAAAACACTATTCCCTGTATCCTGCAAGGGATAGAACCTATTCCCCTGGTATTGGAAGAAGGCAAACTCGGCGTTTATTTTGTACCGCCGGATATAAAGAACGAGGCCACCTTTGCCCCGAAACATTACAAAGCTGTTTACTTCTCCTTTTCCAATGCCTACCTGGATAAATTTAAGGCGGAACACCCTCAGTTCCAGGCTGTTTATGATAAAAAACGGGATAGCGAAATGCAGGGGCAACGGATAGAACCCATAGACCTGAATGCCAACGACTATCATATCATTGAACTGCTCCGGACCTCTACATTACAGGGGGAAGCGCTGAAAAAATTATATGAGGCCTATACAAACCTGTTGCTGATAGGGTATTACCTGCGGCTCAGCGAAAGGGAAAAGCTGCCGGTTACCAAAACCCGGCAATACCATGAGGCCATCTCTATTGCCGTGCAGTATATTGACACGGCCTATAGTAACCCTAAATCTGTTCCGGAAATTGCCCGGCTGGTGTTTGTAAATGAAACCACGTTCCGTATATGGTTCAAGGATATCATGAAACGCAGTCCTGCTGAGTATATCCTGGACCAGAAGTTCCTGCATGTGGAAGAAGCATTGAAAGATCCCAGGCTGTCTGTGAACCAGATTGCGCATATGACGGGCTTTGCAGATGGAGAACACCTGAGCAAAATGTTCAAGAAAAGATATCATATTACCCCGGCTAAATTCCGCATGAGCCTCCCCGGTTATCCCAAAACAGCATAA
- a CDS encoding carboxymuconolactone decarboxylase family protein produces MSKRIRIKEVEPAIYKAMMALENYMATTKIEKLHKDLIKVRASQINGCTYCMDIHSREARQHGETEQRLYVLTNWRETDLFSEEEQAILAMTEEVTLLPQGVSDETYERAAKLFDEQYLAQLIMAIITINAWNRIGVSTHMIPNE; encoded by the coding sequence ATGTCTAAAAGAATTCGCATTAAAGAAGTTGAACCGGCTATCTATAAAGCTATGATGGCGCTGGAGAATTATATGGCTACCACAAAGATCGAAAAACTGCATAAAGACCTGATCAAGGTCCGCGCTTCCCAGATCAACGGCTGCACTTATTGCATGGATATCCATTCCCGCGAAGCTCGTCAGCACGGCGAAACGGAACAGCGCCTTTACGTGCTCACCAACTGGAGGGAAACTGATCTGTTTTCAGAAGAAGAACAGGCCATCCTTGCCATGACGGAAGAAGTCACCTTGCTCCCACAAGGCGTGTCTGACGAAACATATGAACGTGCTGCGAAGTTATTTGATGAACAATACCTCGCACAGTTGATCATGGCCATCATTACGATTAATGCATGGAACAGGATCGGGGTGAGCACGCATATGATCCCCAATGAATAA
- a CDS encoding DUF3127 domain-containing protein: protein MSFEITGKLVVKYNTVQRSESFKTREFVIEKSDDINGRVITNYIKFQSVQDRTSIIDRHNEGEMVKVYFNIKGTRWEKDGKVNYITNLDAWRMESMMQAQPGADNQPNYNTSQEAPSGAGGADSGDDLPF, encoded by the coding sequence ATGAGTTTTGAAATAACCGGAAAGCTGGTTGTGAAGTACAATACCGTACAGCGCAGTGAATCATTCAAGACAAGGGAGTTCGTGATTGAGAAATCTGATGACATTAATGGGAGGGTGATCACCAATTATATCAAGTTTCAGTCTGTGCAGGATCGTACCAGCATCATAGACCGTCACAATGAAGGTGAAATGGTTAAAGTTTATTTTAATATAAAAGGCACGCGCTGGGAGAAAGACGGTAAAGTGAATTATATCACTAACCTGGATGCATGGCGCATGGAAAGTATGATGCAGGCACAACCGGGTGCTGACAATCAGCCTAATTACAACACCAGCCAGGAAGCTCCTTCCGGTGCAGGTGGTGCTGACAGTGGAGATGATCTGCCGTTCTAG
- a CDS encoding SRPBCC family protein: MANIEHMQYIKVPAATVYEVITTEKGLGATWTTQLIVQPEVGFINQFDFNDNYATKMKVVELVENEKVVWECIAADSEPAWTGTSVSFELTEKNGRTAVLFRHLNWKEVSECFRFCNYNWAMFLFSLKNYCETGTGTPYQLRVF, encoded by the coding sequence ATGGCAAACATTGAACACATGCAATACATCAAAGTACCTGCGGCAACAGTATATGAAGTTATTACCACGGAAAAAGGCCTGGGTGCTACATGGACTACCCAACTGATCGTACAGCCTGAAGTAGGGTTCATCAATCAATTTGATTTCAATGATAACTATGCTACTAAAATGAAAGTGGTGGAACTGGTGGAGAATGAAAAAGTAGTGTGGGAATGCATTGCAGCAGATTCTGAACCTGCATGGACAGGTACTTCCGTTTCATTTGAACTGACAGAAAAAAATGGCAGAACAGCTGTGCTATTCCGCCATCTCAATTGGAAAGAAGTATCTGAATGTTTTCGCTTTTGCAATTATAACTGGGCCATGTTCTTATTCAGCCTGAAGAACTATTGTGAAACAGGGACCGGAACACCTTATCAGCTCAGGGTTTTTTAG
- a CDS encoding helix-turn-helix domain-containing protein, producing MKAQSSSNLIQDTQVAAAMMNPLRIRILEHLREPNSAAGLARILDMPRQQLNYHLRELEKNELVELVEERRKGNMTERVVRATSKSYMVVLNTAKINPEEVQDKFSAAYLLSAATQLIQEVAILQTGAQKAKKKLPTFTLQTAVKFTSPEQLHAFTEELAKAVAKLAVKYQNEEDPNGRSYQFHIFSHPTLKKQTHEKR from the coding sequence ATGAAAGCGCAATCTTCTTCCAATCTTATCCAGGATACACAGGTAGCAGCGGCCATGATGAACCCTTTGCGTATCCGCATACTGGAACATCTCCGGGAGCCAAATTCTGCAGCCGGCCTGGCCCGTATACTGGATATGCCCCGGCAGCAGCTGAATTATCACCTCCGCGAACTGGAAAAGAACGAACTGGTTGAACTCGTGGAAGAAAGAAGGAAAGGGAATATGACGGAACGCGTGGTAAGGGCCACTTCCAAATCCTATATGGTGGTGTTGAATACCGCGAAGATCAATCCGGAAGAAGTACAGGATAAATTTTCTGCCGCTTACCTCTTATCTGCTGCCACACAACTGATACAGGAAGTGGCCATTTTACAGACCGGTGCGCAGAAAGCAAAAAAGAAACTACCCACTTTTACATTGCAAACAGCTGTTAAGTTTACCAGTCCTGAACAATTGCACGCGTTCACGGAAGAGCTGGCTAAAGCAGTGGCCAAACTGGCGGTGAAGTATCAGAACGAAGAAGATCCTAATGGACGGTCTTATCAGTTCCATATATTTTCTCATCCAACACTTAAAAAGCAAACACATGAAAAAAGGTAG
- the dnaA gene encoding chromosomal replication initiator protein DnaA, which yields MNKTCEQVWEKCLNIIRDIVEWQPFKTWFEPIKAVQLENNVLTIQVPSQFFYEYLEEHYVGLLGKTIKRELGKEARLEYRIVVENGTPHQHPKTVNMPTQFTKHQKDSEVDFPLTIQNPVKNPFVIPGIKRVQIDSQLNHNYTFESFIEGDCNRVARRAGKTVSDKPGGTSFNPLVIYGGVGLGKTHLAQAIGNEVKRQSPNKAVLYVSAEKFINQFIDHSKNNIINDFIHFYQLIDVLIVDDIQFFARAEKSQDAFFAIFNHIHQSGKQLILTSDKPPKDLDGLQERLLSRFRWGLSADMQIPDFETRMEILEMKMRNDGLEMPKEVVKYVAYNIQSNVRELEGALISLLAQSSLNRKDIDLELAKRVLKSFVKTSSKEITIESIQKMVCEYFDVPYDKLLQKTRKREIVQARQITMYLAKSFTKNSLKTIGEHFGGRDHTTVIHSCQTVKDLMDTDNSFRDSVIELQQKVQLAAM from the coding sequence ATGAACAAAACTTGCGAACAAGTTTGGGAGAAGTGTCTGAATATAATCAGGGATATCGTGGAATGGCAACCATTCAAAACATGGTTTGAACCAATCAAAGCCGTACAACTCGAGAACAACGTTTTAACCATACAGGTTCCCAGCCAGTTCTTTTATGAATACCTGGAAGAGCACTACGTAGGTTTGCTGGGCAAAACCATCAAACGGGAACTTGGCAAGGAAGCAAGGCTGGAGTATAGGATTGTAGTAGAAAACGGTACACCACACCAACATCCTAAAACGGTGAATATGCCTACGCAGTTTACCAAACATCAGAAAGACAGCGAAGTTGATTTCCCGTTGACGATACAAAATCCGGTGAAGAACCCCTTTGTTATCCCGGGTATCAAACGTGTGCAGATAGACTCCCAGTTAAATCATAATTATACCTTTGAGTCCTTCATTGAAGGAGACTGTAACCGCGTGGCACGCAGAGCCGGTAAAACGGTATCTGATAAACCCGGTGGCACTTCCTTTAATCCACTTGTTATTTACGGCGGCGTTGGTTTGGGAAAAACCCATCTTGCCCAGGCCATCGGTAATGAAGTAAAAAGGCAAAGCCCCAATAAAGCTGTTCTGTATGTGAGTGCAGAAAAGTTTATCAACCAGTTCATTGATCATTCCAAGAATAATATCATTAACGACTTTATCCATTTCTATCAGCTGATAGATGTATTGATCGTGGATGATATCCAGTTCTTTGCCCGCGCAGAAAAATCACAGGATGCCTTTTTTGCTATCTTCAATCATATTCACCAAAGCGGTAAACAACTGATCCTTACCTCTGATAAACCACCCAAAGACCTGGATGGCTTACAGGAAAGATTGCTGAGCCGTTTCCGCTGGGGCCTGAGTGCAGATATGCAAATACCAGACTTTGAAACAAGAATGGAGATCCTGGAGATGAAGATGCGGAACGATGGACTGGAAATGCCGAAAGAAGTAGTGAAGTACGTTGCCTATAATATTCAAAGCAATGTACGGGAACTGGAAGGTGCGCTGATCTCCCTCCTGGCACAATCTTCCCTGAACAGGAAAGATATAGACCTGGAACTGGCCAAACGCGTATTGAAGTCTTTCGTGAAAACCTCTTCCAAAGAGATCACCATCGAAAGCATCCAGAAAATGGTCTGCGAGTACTTCGATGTTCCTTATGATAAGCTCCTGCAAAAAACCCGCAAGCGCGAAATCGTACAGGCCCGCCAGATCACTATGTACCTGGCTAAAAGTTTTACCAAAAATTCATTAAAAACCATCGGTGAACATTTTGGCGGCCGCGATCACACCACAGTGATCCATTCCTGCCAAACCGTAAAAGACCTGATGGATACAGATAACAGCTTCCGTGATAGCGTGATCGAATTGCAACAGAAAGTGCAACTCGCCGCCATGTAA
- a CDS encoding SRPBCC family protein, with protein sequence MKKGRSTEMSREISAPVEAVWKALTQPEELQRWFPLEAVVSPEEVKLTWGGGIDWNMEIEEQKENEYLRWGYDKEHHHLVGQQERRLAVEFFLEAKKGNTLLRIVHSGFGEEKSWDDLYDGVRRGWQTESLSLKHYLENHAGKNRVVALAEITSKKTEQALWDILMAGGLAVKDDHYTYNTPLGDTYHGRLLYDNPPQDLCGTLQHLNNAMLRISIERFYPGADNTIWVWIGAYGVPEKEIKEVQQQWQEKLHQLIR encoded by the coding sequence ATGAAAAAAGGTAGGAGCACAGAAATGAGCCGTGAAATATCGGCGCCGGTTGAAGCTGTCTGGAAAGCATTAACACAGCCGGAAGAATTGCAGCGCTGGTTTCCATTGGAAGCGGTGGTATCTCCTGAAGAGGTTAAGCTCACATGGGGTGGCGGAATAGACTGGAATATGGAAATAGAAGAACAAAAGGAAAATGAATACCTGCGTTGGGGATATGATAAAGAACATCATCATCTTGTTGGTCAGCAGGAAAGACGCCTGGCAGTAGAGTTTTTCCTGGAAGCAAAGAAAGGTAATACCCTATTGCGCATTGTACATTCCGGTTTCGGTGAAGAAAAAAGCTGGGATGATCTCTATGATGGTGTAAGGCGTGGATGGCAAACAGAATCACTGAGCCTGAAACATTACCTGGAAAACCATGCCGGGAAAAACAGGGTGGTAGCATTAGCTGAGATCACGTCAAAAAAAACTGAACAGGCGTTGTGGGATATCCTCATGGCAGGAGGCCTTGCTGTAAAGGATGATCATTATACTTATAATACCCCTCTTGGGGATACTTATCACGGCAGGCTGTTATACGATAATCCTCCGCAGGACCTCTGCGGCACATTGCAACATTTGAACAATGCCATGCTGCGCATTAGCATTGAAAGGTTTTATCCGGGAGCAGATAATACTATCTGGGTATGGATCGGTGCATATGGCGTACCGGAGAAAGAGATAAAGGAAGTGCAGCAGCAATGGCAGGAAAAATTACATCAACTAATACGATAA
- a CDS encoding Crp/Fnr family transcriptional regulator, with translation MISALVDHIRRYVSLDEQEVALLAEYIEVLEVKKKGFLLKEGEVCKANYFVIKGCCRSYFITEKDTEHVHLFAIENWWITDYSSLERKVPSMFYIQALEPSILGVLKRDKQDALFAAIPQLEHYFRSILEIALAAAHMRIKYIYSQSGYERYHHFSTSFPEFVQRIPQYMLASYLGFTPEFLSKIRAGKIS, from the coding sequence ATGATTTCGGCTTTAGTAGATCATATCCGCAGATACGTATCCCTGGATGAACAGGAAGTGGCTTTATTGGCAGAATATATAGAAGTACTGGAAGTAAAGAAAAAGGGCTTCCTGCTGAAAGAAGGAGAGGTCTGCAAGGCGAATTATTTCGTGATCAAAGGCTGCTGCCGTTCTTATTTCATCACAGAAAAAGATACAGAACACGTACACCTGTTTGCCATTGAGAACTGGTGGATCACAGATTACAGCAGCCTGGAAAGAAAGGTGCCTTCCATGTTTTATATCCAGGCGCTGGAACCCTCTATACTTGGAGTGCTAAAGAGAGATAAACAGGATGCGTTATTTGCTGCCATCCCACAACTGGAGCATTATTTCAGAAGTATCCTGGAAATTGCCCTCGCCGCAGCGCATATGCGCATCAAATATATTTACTCCCAATCGGGCTATGAACGTTACCATCACTTTAGTACGTCCTTCCCGGAATTTGTGCAGCGCATCCCTCAATATATGCTGGCTTCCTATCTGGGCTTCACACCTGAATTCCTGAGTAAGATCAGGGCCGGTAAAATTTCTTAA
- a CDS encoding ABC transporter ATP-binding protein: MNLLEIEHLKKYYATHKAVDDISFSIPKGSIFGLLGPNGAGKTTLLRMITGIFYPDAGKITFDGKPFDPNKDVMHIGYMPEERGLYKKMKVGEQVLYLAQLKGLSKKEATEKIGYWFEKFQISTWYNKKVEELSKGMQQKVQFISTIMHHPKLLILDEPFSGLDPINSKLIQDEIFEMARNGTTIIFSTHRMEQVEEICNHIVLVNKGHKILDGTVAQIKQDFKEHLFHIGLAQQPNPAQMATHHFTIIKQHDKAYTVKLNEYSKTNDILAHFIHHDIQVNSFEELLPSINEVFISQVKHTEAN; encoded by the coding sequence ATGAACTTATTGGAAATCGAGCATCTAAAGAAGTACTACGCCACCCACAAAGCGGTAGACGATATCAGCTTCTCTATACCCAAAGGCAGCATCTTTGGATTGTTAGGCCCGAACGGAGCTGGCAAAACCACACTGTTACGCATGATCACCGGGATCTTTTATCCGGATGCAGGAAAGATCACTTTCGATGGCAAACCCTTTGACCCTAACAAGGATGTGATGCATATAGGGTATATGCCGGAAGAAAGAGGCCTGTATAAAAAGATGAAAGTAGGAGAGCAGGTGTTATACCTTGCGCAGCTAAAAGGACTGAGCAAAAAAGAAGCAACAGAGAAGATCGGGTACTGGTTTGAGAAATTCCAGATCTCCACCTGGTATAATAAAAAGGTAGAAGAGCTCAGTAAAGGTATGCAGCAAAAGGTACAGTTCATCTCTACCATCATGCATCATCCCAAACTGCTTATCCTGGACGAACCTTTCTCCGGCCTCGATCCCATTAACTCCAAACTCATACAGGACGAAATATTCGAGATGGCGAGAAATGGTACCACCATCATATTTTCCACGCACAGGATGGAACAGGTGGAAGAGATCTGTAACCATATTGTATTGGTGAACAAAGGGCATAAAATACTGGATGGCACTGTAGCGCAGATCAAACAGGATTTCAAGGAACATCTCTTCCATATTGGATTAGCGCAGCAACCCAATCCCGCCCAGATGGCTACCCATCACTTCACGATCATTAAGCAGCATGATAAGGCCTATACTGTAAAGCTGAATGAATACAGCAAAACAAATGATATCCTGGCCCACTTCATTCATCACGACATCCAGGTGAATTCATTTGAAGAACTCCTGCCCAGCATCAATGAAGTATTTATCTCCCAAGTAAAGCACACAGAAGCGAATTAA
- a CDS encoding RNA polymerase sigma factor has translation MKKQPDKTAFLALIQENKRIIYKICNSYCRNQYDREDLAQEIIYQLWRSGESFQADHKFSTWMYRIALNTAISFYRKEQSAGKTVELSEQVLAMKEEGGELEENIRQMQQFINDFNELDRALILLYLEKKNHKEIAEILGISESNVGTKISRMKEKLRQRFSNH, from the coding sequence ATGAAGAAACAGCCGGATAAAACTGCCTTCTTAGCCTTGATCCAGGAGAATAAGCGAATCATATACAAGATATGCAATTCTTACTGTCGTAATCAATACGACCGGGAGGATCTTGCGCAGGAGATCATTTATCAGCTCTGGCGTTCCGGTGAAAGCTTCCAGGCAGATCATAAGTTCTCCACCTGGATGTACCGGATAGCATTGAATACGGCGATCTCTTTTTACCGGAAAGAACAAAGTGCAGGCAAAACCGTGGAGCTTTCTGAGCAGGTATTAGCCATGAAAGAAGAAGGCGGTGAACTGGAAGAGAACATCCGGCAGATGCAACAATTCATCAATGACTTCAATGAGCTGGACAGGGCTTTAATACTCCTCTATTTAGAAAAAAAGAATCATAAAGAGATCGCAGAGATCCTGGGTATATCTGAATCCAATGTAGGAACAAAGATCAGCCGGATGAAAGAAAAACTGCGTCAAAGATTTTCAAATCACTAA